A portion of the Saimiri boliviensis isolate mSaiBol1 chromosome 1, mSaiBol1.pri, whole genome shotgun sequence genome contains these proteins:
- the LOC120365322 gene encoding large ribosomal subunit protein eL39-like has protein sequence MAKPITFLSFFLHHRGVCFTLFHATSSHKTFRIKRFLAKKQKQNRPIPQWIQMKTGNKIRYNSQRRHWRRTMLGL, from the coding sequence atggcaaaacctatcactttcctctctttttttctccatcatCGTGGTGTGTGCTTTACTCTGTTTCACGCCACGTCTTCTCACAAGACTTTCAGGATTAAGCGATTCCtggccaagaaacaaaagcaaaatcgtCCCATTCCCCAGTGGATTCAGatgaaaactggtaataaaatcAGGTACAACTCCCAAAGGAGACATTGGAGAAGAACCATGCTGGGTCTGTAA